Proteins found in one Chitinivibrionales bacterium genomic segment:
- a CDS encoding AAA family ATPase gives MYKRIINLDMCEMETAFLWGPRQTGKSTLLKSRYPQSKYYNLLLADTFSRLVKSPSIIREECEAEGLDGSKQEFPIIIDEIQKIPALLDEIHWLIENRGLRFILCGSSARKVKRGHANLLGGRAVRYELFPLVSREIPDFNLEYALNRGLLPRHYQSRYARRLLRSYIGDYLKEEIAAESLTRNLPAFSRFLEVAAQSNGELINYNNIASECAVSAQTVKEYYVIAQDTLIGRFLPAFRKRAKRRQIFAPKYYFFDVGVTAQLSLRGQVTQGSELFGKAFEQFIVNEIFAYSEYSEKYIPCTFWKSASG, from the coding sequence ATGTATAAAAGGATAATAAATTTAGATATGTGCGAAATGGAGACGGCGTTTTTATGGGGGCCCCGTCAGACAGGAAAAAGCACTTTATTAAAATCCAGGTATCCTCAGTCGAAATATTACAATCTTCTGTTAGCCGATACATTTTCCCGTTTAGTTAAAAGTCCATCGATAATTCGGGAAGAGTGTGAAGCGGAGGGTCTGGACGGATCAAAGCAGGAATTTCCTATAATAATTGATGAAATTCAGAAAATTCCTGCATTGCTTGATGAGATACACTGGCTGATAGAAAACAGGGGATTACGGTTTATTCTATGTGGATCGAGTGCGAGGAAGGTCAAACGCGGTCATGCAAATCTTTTAGGAGGAAGAGCTGTTCGATATGAGCTTTTTCCGCTCGTTTCCAGAGAAATTCCCGATTTTAATCTGGAATATGCGTTAAATCGCGGTCTCCTTCCGAGGCATTACCAAAGCAGATATGCACGCAGATTGCTTCGGTCGTATATAGGCGACTATCTCAAAGAGGAAATTGCCGCAGAATCGCTTACCAGAAATCTTCCGGCGTTTTCCCGATTTCTTGAGGTTGCAGCACAGAGCAATGGAGAATTGATCAATTACAATAACATTGCATCCGAATGTGCAGTCAGCGCGCAGACGGTCAAAGAGTATTATGTCATTGCGCAAGATACGCTTATTGGAAGGTTTCTTCCTGCATTCCGGAAAAGGGCGAAACGGCGACAGATTTTTGCCCCGAAATATTATTTCTTTGACGTTGGAGTTACTGCGCAGCTCTCTTTAAGGGGCCAGGTTACGCAAGGAAGCGAATTGTTTGGAAAGGCATTCGAACAGTTTATTGTAAATGAAATTTTTGCCTATTCGGAGTATTCGGAAAAATACATCCCCTGTACATTCTGGAAAAGCGCATCAGG